A single genomic interval of Microbulbifer variabilis harbors:
- a CDS encoding hotdog family protein produces MQKYTAEELVPHSGNMSLLDEVVSVDEEQLLAKLRVRDDGIFSRNGRVPAYVGIEYMAQSIAAFSGYHAKERGKEVRLGFLLGTRKFVSNVESYRCGDELTIEVQRLLQAENGMATFECVIKGHSIEQSARLNVYQPDNVEQYLKGRN; encoded by the coding sequence ATGCAAAAATATACTGCTGAAGAATTGGTTCCACACAGTGGAAATATGTCACTTCTCGATGAAGTAGTTTCAGTAGATGAGGAACAACTGCTGGCAAAATTGCGGGTCCGAGATGACGGAATTTTTTCTCGCAACGGTCGTGTTCCCGCCTATGTTGGAATTGAGTATATGGCCCAGTCAATAGCGGCATTTTCCGGTTACCACGCCAAGGAACGGGGCAAAGAGGTTCGCCTGGGCTTTCTATTGGGTACCCGTAAATTTGTGTCAAATGTTGAAAGTTATCGCTGTGGCGATGAACTTACGATTGAAGTCCAGCGTTTGCTGCAGGCTGAGAATGGCATGGCGACATTTGAGTGTGTAATAAAGGGCCACTCCATCGAGCAAAGCGCGCGGTTAAATGTATATCAACCGGACAATGTGGAACAGTATTTGAAGGGTAGAAATTAA